Proteins from a single region of Sphaerochaeta globosa str. Buddy:
- the metH gene encoding methionine synthase translates to MNRTEYLKSLLSQRIVLLDGAMGTMIQSQGLAIEDFTFEGLSAYGCNEVLNLTRGEILFSIHQQYLEAGSDIIETNTFCANAFNLAEYGLQAHVQTINQAACEIAREAAADFEANNEGYAFVAGVLGPTNRSLSFSPKVEDPAYRQSDFADFHAMYLEQARVLVQAGVDLILIETVFDTLAAKSAILACQDAMKEENRSLPIMVSVTFSDQSQRTLSGQTLQAFVTSLSSFDLFSLGLNCSTGPDEMLPLIEQLDALCPFFVSAHPNAGFPDKEGAYALSAEGMAAQLARAIKEQQLNILGGCCGTTPAHIAALKAATSQAKGRIKPQENQNLKLSGLDDISIDEHSLLVIGERTNVAGSRKFARLIKEGKWEEALAIAREQVKEGAQVLDICMDASMLDAKISMRSFLRHIAGDPSVSKAAIMIDSSDWSVIEAALGEVQGRGIVNSISLKEGEQIFIQHAKQVSSYGHAMVVMLFDEEGQAATFERKMAIAKRSFELLTASGIKEQDIIFDANVLSIATGIEEHDTYARDFILATRALKKLYPLCHTSGGVSNLSFSFRGNDAIRTAMHAVFLSLAELDMAIINPSSLIAFESLDEKTRTIIQKALLAEDGDLSTIRANLIALALEMQEDEKPQLQKADRRERSASQRLFDAILAGDHAYLEPDLKELEGENPLTLVEGTLMDGMKEVGRLFGLGKLFLPQVVRSARTMKLAVDILQPRITEYLELNTNETGSQKKPVAVMATVKGDVHDIGKNIVNLILRCNGFEVIDLGVMVPPEAIWEAAIRHKADLVGLSGLITPSLKEMETVIKLFEKKGSSLPIFVGGATTSEIHTAVKLSVLYSEAVIQTKDASAMALAAKQVVGPQSLAYKNEVRTTYQQLRKDHELPLKEKTTSGYEQALIQSKQKQQGSKAASYGVFTKTDFCLKDLSAHINWRMYCSAWKVPFESQEGRNLIEEAKELLDKPEICALFEHGCSIVYGLFPASSDRLEVRVGQRSFYFLRDELSGLCLADMIATDDTVGLFVSTSSLALAPYLEQLQAEGNTMQLFSLKLLGDRLAEVLAQTAENLLKQAWEADELSFIRPAPGYPSWNDHSEKQTLFSLLDATQNIGVRLTESFAMDPPSSVCGMLIGGENLRYFGLKQVSEEQYSLYAKRKGVSAQMLATLLSGMEY, encoded by the coding sequence CGCAGCCGACTTCGAAGCCAACAATGAAGGATATGCTTTTGTCGCAGGCGTTCTTGGCCCGACCAACCGCTCGCTTTCCTTCTCGCCAAAAGTAGAGGACCCTGCCTATAGGCAGAGTGATTTTGCTGATTTTCATGCAATGTATCTCGAGCAAGCCCGTGTTCTGGTTCAAGCTGGTGTTGACCTGATTCTCATCGAAACTGTGTTTGACACCCTTGCCGCCAAGAGCGCCATCCTTGCCTGTCAGGATGCCATGAAGGAGGAGAACCGGAGCCTCCCGATCATGGTCAGCGTTACCTTCAGCGACCAAAGCCAAAGGACGCTCAGTGGTCAGACCCTCCAGGCCTTTGTGACCAGTCTCAGCTCCTTCGACTTGTTCAGTCTGGGACTGAACTGTTCCACAGGACCGGATGAAATGCTTCCCCTCATAGAACAGCTGGATGCTCTATGCCCCTTCTTTGTCTCAGCGCACCCGAATGCAGGGTTCCCTGATAAGGAAGGGGCCTACGCCCTTTCAGCTGAGGGTATGGCAGCCCAGCTCGCTCGAGCGATTAAGGAGCAGCAGCTAAATATTCTGGGTGGATGCTGTGGAACCACCCCTGCCCATATCGCCGCTCTCAAGGCTGCAACCTCACAGGCAAAGGGCAGGATCAAACCCCAAGAAAACCAGAATCTGAAACTAAGCGGCCTCGATGACATATCCATCGATGAACACTCCTTGCTGGTAATCGGGGAGCGCACCAACGTTGCCGGGTCTCGAAAATTCGCCCGTCTCATCAAGGAAGGGAAATGGGAAGAGGCACTAGCCATCGCCCGTGAACAGGTCAAAGAGGGAGCCCAGGTGCTGGACATCTGTATGGATGCCTCCATGCTCGATGCAAAAATCAGCATGCGATCCTTTCTGCGCCACATTGCCGGCGACCCTTCGGTGAGCAAGGCGGCGATAATGATCGATTCCTCCGATTGGTCGGTTATTGAGGCGGCCCTTGGGGAAGTACAAGGCAGGGGCATCGTCAACTCCATCAGCCTCAAGGAAGGAGAACAAATCTTCATCCAGCATGCCAAGCAGGTCTCTTCGTATGGACATGCCATGGTGGTCATGCTTTTTGATGAAGAGGGACAGGCTGCCACGTTTGAACGAAAAATGGCTATAGCAAAGCGAAGTTTCGAGTTGCTTACCGCTTCGGGAATCAAGGAACAGGACATTATTTTCGATGCGAATGTATTGTCCATTGCGACCGGTATTGAGGAGCATGACACCTATGCCCGTGATTTCATTCTCGCGACCCGGGCTCTGAAGAAGCTCTATCCTTTGTGCCATACCAGCGGAGGGGTGAGCAATCTTAGCTTTTCCTTTAGGGGCAATGATGCGATTCGAACAGCGATGCACGCTGTTTTTCTCTCACTTGCAGAGCTGGATATGGCGATCATCAATCCCTCCTCACTCATTGCATTCGAGAGCTTGGATGAAAAGACACGCACCATCATCCAGAAAGCCCTTCTTGCCGAGGATGGGGATTTGTCCACTATCCGGGCCAACCTCATCGCCTTAGCCCTCGAAATGCAGGAGGATGAGAAGCCGCAGCTGCAGAAAGCTGACCGCAGGGAGCGAAGTGCTTCCCAGCGGCTCTTTGATGCCATTCTTGCTGGAGACCACGCATACTTAGAGCCAGACTTGAAAGAGCTGGAGGGGGAGAACCCCCTGACCCTGGTAGAAGGAACGCTGATGGATGGTATGAAGGAAGTAGGTCGGCTCTTTGGTTTGGGCAAGCTGTTTCTTCCTCAAGTGGTACGTAGTGCTCGGACAATGAAGCTAGCAGTCGATATCCTCCAACCGAGGATTACTGAGTATTTGGAACTGAATACCAACGAAACAGGTAGTCAAAAGAAACCTGTTGCGGTGATGGCAACGGTCAAGGGCGATGTGCATGATATCGGCAAGAACATTGTTAATTTGATTCTTCGTTGCAACGGCTTTGAGGTGATCGACCTGGGAGTCATGGTTCCCCCTGAAGCTATTTGGGAAGCGGCCATCCGCCATAAGGCTGACTTGGTCGGATTGAGCGGCCTTATCACTCCTTCGCTGAAGGAGATGGAAACGGTTATCAAACTGTTTGAGAAAAAGGGTTCCTCCCTTCCCATTTTTGTAGGGGGTGCTACCACCAGCGAAATCCATACGGCAGTCAAACTCTCTGTGCTTTACTCGGAGGCCGTCATCCAGACCAAGGATGCATCCGCCATGGCCTTGGCTGCCAAGCAGGTGGTGGGGCCGCAAAGCCTAGCCTATAAGAATGAGGTAAGAACTACGTATCAGCAGCTCAGGAAGGACCATGAGCTTCCTCTCAAGGAAAAAACCACTTCCGGGTATGAGCAGGCATTGATCCAGAGTAAGCAGAAGCAACAGGGCAGCAAAGCAGCCTCCTACGGGGTGTTTACCAAGACTGACTTTTGCCTGAAGGATCTTAGTGCCCACATCAATTGGCGCATGTACTGTTCTGCCTGGAAGGTGCCGTTTGAAAGCCAGGAAGGAAGAAACCTTATAGAGGAGGCGAAAGAGCTTCTTGATAAGCCGGAGATTTGTGCACTCTTTGAACATGGATGCAGCATTGTCTATGGTCTGTTTCCCGCTTCAAGCGATCGGCTGGAGGTACGCGTTGGACAACGATCGTTCTATTTCCTGCGTGATGAGCTGAGCGGCCTATGCCTAGCCGATATGATTGCCACAGACGATACCGTCGGCTTGTTTGTGTCCACCTCTTCGCTTGCTCTAGCTCCCTATTTGGAACAGCTTCAAGCTGAGGGTAATACCATGCAGCTATTTTCACTGAAGCTTTTGGGCGACCGCCTTGCCGAAGTGTTGGCCCAAACTGCAGAGAATCTACTGAAACAGGCCTGGGAAGCCGACGAACTCTCGTTCATCCGACCTGCTCCGGGCTACCCCTCTTGGAACGACCACAGTGAGAAACAAACGCTATTCTCTCTCTTGGATGCTACCCAGAACATCGGCGTCCGGCTGACTGAAAGCTTCGCCATGGATCCCCCCTCATCGGTGTGTGGTATGCTTATCGGAGGAGAGAACCTGCGGTATTTTGGTCTGAAGCAAGTCAGTGAAGAGCAGTATAGCCTGTATGCAAAACGGAAAGGGGTATCAGCTCAGATGCTTGCCACACTGCTCAGTGGTATGGAATACTGA
- a CDS encoding endonuclease III domain-containing protein, translating into MSMDEQYWDTLFHRFRSTIEAEGHILPSVSIIAERENDPYKVLIATLISLRTKDEVTLIASERLFRLAKDPYAMVSLAEEAIQKAIYPAGFYKTKAKNIRLISEILISRYNANVPDTQAELLTLPGVGIKTANLTLNLGYQIDAICVDCHVHQIANRLGWVETKTPEQTEQALQLVMPRRFWIPLNELLVRYGQLICTPVSPFCSKCPEVERCPKIGIVRSR; encoded by the coding sequence ATGAGCATGGATGAACAGTATTGGGATACCCTATTTCATCGATTCAGAAGCACCATCGAGGCCGAAGGCCACATACTTCCTTCAGTATCGATAATTGCTGAACGAGAGAACGACCCCTATAAGGTGCTTATAGCCACCCTCATCTCCTTAAGAACCAAGGATGAGGTAACCCTTATTGCAAGCGAGCGGCTCTTCAGGCTTGCCAAAGACCCGTATGCCATGGTTTCCCTCGCAGAAGAAGCCATCCAGAAAGCCATCTACCCTGCAGGGTTCTACAAGACCAAAGCTAAGAATATCCGATTGATTTCTGAAATCTTGATCAGCAGATACAACGCAAACGTTCCGGATACCCAGGCGGAATTGCTTACCCTTCCGGGAGTGGGCATCAAGACTGCAAACCTCACCCTGAACCTGGGCTACCAAATTGATGCCATCTGCGTAGACTGTCATGTTCATCAGATTGCCAACCGCCTTGGTTGGGTGGAGACAAAAACTCCCGAACAGACAGAGCAAGCGCTGCAACTCGTCATGCCCAGAAGATTCTGGATACCACTCAATGAACTCTTGGTACGGTATGGACAACTCATCTGCACCCCGGTCAGCCCGTTTTGCAGCAAATGCCCGGAAGTCGAACGCTGTCCGAAAATCGGGATAGTACGAAGCCGCTAA
- the aroF gene encoding 3-deoxy-7-phosphoheptulonate synthase — protein sequence MIIVLKKQISEMQKESIRSFLVEKGYTVKEIVGQEETVFGAVGQSTLDIREVELLEGVANVVPISKPYKLASRELKKEDTIVTVGKVKIGGNRIAIIAGPCAVESREQIMTIAASVREAGAVILRGGAFKPRTSPYAFQGLGEEGLRYLKEAGEKYGMPVTTEIVNPSDAPMMTKYIDMFQIGARNMQNFELLKAVGKTGMPVLLKRGLCATIEEWLMAAEYLMASGTDQIVLCERGIRTYERATRNTLDISAIPVVQKMTHLPVIGDPSHATGLRDLVSPMSLALIASGASGLIVEVHNNPEKAFSDGPQSLYPSQFEKLMRDLQALSAVVGKSLERIPRMLSAALSVKTEASVATDRLVVAFQGERGAYSELAIRRAFDESTDVLPCKSFSDVFEAVLQGKVAYGMIPLENTLGGTIYENLDLLDRHQAVQVVGEQQIRIIHNLIGLPGSKKESLREVYSHPQGLAQCTEYLNHEISYAQAIPFFDTAGAVAYVKETKDPTKAAIAGAPAAKVYGMEILAEGIESNPRNYTRFYIICREERSAVYRSSAPVNRASLRFTVPDRPGSLFSALLVLTKHGLNMKKLESRPIPGKPWEYSFFVETELGETGAFEVALAELSELCLSVRVLGTFTSNL from the coding sequence ATGATAATCGTATTGAAGAAACAAATCAGCGAAATGCAGAAAGAATCCATCAGGTCCTTTCTGGTTGAGAAGGGCTACACCGTCAAGGAAATCGTTGGACAGGAAGAGACTGTCTTCGGTGCGGTCGGGCAGAGTACACTCGACATCCGTGAAGTTGAGTTGCTTGAGGGGGTAGCGAATGTCGTTCCCATCAGCAAGCCCTACAAGCTAGCCTCCCGTGAGCTGAAAAAAGAGGATACCATAGTAACCGTCGGCAAGGTGAAGATTGGTGGCAATCGAATTGCCATTATTGCCGGTCCTTGTGCCGTTGAGTCACGTGAACAGATTATGACCATTGCTGCCTCAGTACGGGAAGCCGGGGCTGTAATCCTGCGTGGTGGTGCCTTCAAGCCCCGTACCAGTCCCTACGCCTTCCAGGGCTTGGGTGAAGAGGGCTTGCGGTATCTCAAGGAAGCAGGTGAGAAATACGGCATGCCGGTAACCACCGAAATCGTCAACCCTTCCGACGCTCCCATGATGACCAAATATATCGATATGTTCCAAATCGGTGCAAGGAACATGCAGAATTTTGAACTGTTGAAGGCTGTCGGAAAAACAGGCATGCCGGTCCTGCTCAAGCGCGGCCTGTGTGCCACGATTGAGGAATGGTTGATGGCAGCCGAATACCTGATGGCTAGCGGTACCGACCAGATTGTGCTCTGTGAACGGGGCATCCGAACCTACGAGAGGGCGACCCGTAATACGTTGGATATCTCAGCCATCCCGGTGGTGCAGAAGATGACTCACCTACCGGTTATCGGCGATCCCAGCCATGCCACGGGCCTACGGGACTTGGTAAGTCCGATGAGCTTGGCCCTGATTGCCAGCGGAGCTTCCGGTCTGATCGTCGAGGTACACAATAATCCCGAAAAAGCCTTCAGTGACGGACCTCAGTCGCTGTATCCCTCCCAGTTTGAAAAGTTGATGCGGGACCTTCAGGCCCTCAGTGCCGTAGTCGGTAAATCCTTGGAACGTATTCCCCGCATGCTTTCAGCCGCACTGTCCGTCAAGACGGAAGCCTCCGTTGCAACCGACCGACTGGTGGTTGCTTTCCAGGGAGAGCGGGGTGCCTACAGCGAGCTTGCCATACGCAGGGCATTTGATGAGTCTACGGATGTGCTTCCCTGCAAATCCTTTTCCGATGTGTTCGAAGCGGTGCTGCAAGGCAAAGTCGCCTATGGGATGATTCCCTTGGAAAACACCTTGGGAGGAACCATTTATGAGAATTTGGACCTGCTTGACCGCCATCAGGCTGTTCAGGTGGTGGGCGAACAGCAGATTCGGATCATCCATAATCTCATCGGCCTCCCCGGCTCGAAGAAGGAGAGCCTTCGCGAAGTCTACTCCCATCCCCAAGGCCTTGCCCAGTGTACTGAATATCTCAACCATGAAATCTCCTATGCCCAGGCTATTCCTTTCTTTGATACCGCTGGAGCGGTTGCCTATGTAAAAGAGACAAAAGATCCCACCAAAGCCGCCATTGCAGGAGCTCCTGCTGCAAAAGTGTATGGGATGGAGATTCTGGCAGAGGGAATTGAGAGCAACCCCCGCAACTACACCCGCTTCTACATTATTTGCCGAGAGGAGCGCAGTGCCGTTTATCGTTCTTCTGCCCCCGTCAACCGTGCCTCGCTCCGATTCACCGTTCCCGATCGCCCCGGTTCCTTATTCTCCGCACTGCTGGTATTGACCAAGCACGGCCTGAACATGAAGAAACTGGAAAGCCGTCCGATTCCGGGTAAGCCATGGGAGTATTCGTTCTTCGTGGAGACTGAACTCGGAGAGACCGGTGCATTTGAGGTGGCATTGGCCGAACTCTCGGAGCTCTGTTTGTCGGTACGGGTGCTTGGGACGTTTACGTCCAACTTGTAA
- a CDS encoding DUF4416 family protein, with the protein MGRRSTFIPRCLVMGVLLQNPALLEPVTSRLESLYGPILYISPLGLFTFTDYYDKEMGTKPYRCYLRFKTLVDPARLSAIKIETNALEELYRVDEGRRVNLDPGLLSLENLILATTKNRSHRIPLMDGIYAELTLQYENSGFHGFSWTYADYQSEDVKHLFVLFRKAYHEQLKQEGYLRP; encoded by the coding sequence ATGGGAAGGCGCTCTACCTTCATTCCCCGATGTCTGGTCATGGGGGTGCTGCTACAAAATCCGGCTCTGCTTGAGCCGGTAACTTCCCGTCTAGAGTCCCTGTATGGTCCGATTCTGTATATCAGCCCGCTAGGCTTGTTCACCTTTACCGATTACTACGACAAAGAGATGGGGACCAAGCCCTATCGGTGTTACCTACGTTTCAAGACGTTGGTCGATCCGGCAAGGTTGAGTGCGATCAAGATAGAGACCAACGCACTTGAGGAGCTGTATCGGGTTGATGAAGGTCGTCGTGTGAATCTCGATCCTGGGTTGCTCTCCCTGGAGAATCTCATACTTGCAACCACCAAGAATCGATCGCATCGCATTCCCCTTATGGACGGCATATATGCCGAGTTGACGCTGCAGTATGAGAACAGCGGGTTCCACGGATTCAGTTGGACCTATGCCGATTATCAGAGTGAGGACGTGAAGCATCTGTTTGTCCTGTTCAGGAAAGCCTACCATGAGCAGCTGAAGCAGGAAGGCTATCTTCGCCCCTAA